One genomic region from Thermomicrobium sp. 4228-Ro encodes:
- a CDS encoding ParA family protein, which produces MGTVLRSWTPALTSGSLPLRVSVQRERVVTPVIAFFNQKGGTAKTTSTLNVGAALAERGHRVLALDLDPQASLTMALGIDIARLAVSVYDLLVEDPLPLSEVIVSTRIDGFDLVPSHPDLAAAELELLNALERERRLAHALAAAEPLPYDYVLIDSPPALNILSVNILVAATALVIPIEPHPLSLMVLRRLFETVNRVRRLNPRLTVLGFLPTKVHHSSRLVADMLATLRERFPDLPLLPSIPLSVKGAEAVAEHTSILQYQPRSPLAAAYRQAAAAIAEMVGSTSRV; this is translated from the coding sequence ATGGGAACCGTCCTGCGCTCCTGGACACCGGCGCTGACCTCTGGTAGCCTTCCTCTGCGGGTGTCCGTACAGCGGGAGCGGGTCGTGACGCCAGTCATCGCGTTCTTCAACCAGAAGGGTGGGACTGCCAAGACGACCAGCACGCTCAACGTCGGAGCTGCACTCGCCGAGCGGGGACACCGTGTCCTCGCCCTCGACCTCGACCCGCAAGCCAGCCTCACGATGGCGCTCGGGATCGACATCGCGCGCCTGGCAGTCTCGGTCTACGACTTGCTCGTCGAAGATCCCCTTCCCCTCAGCGAGGTCATTGTGTCGACGCGGATCGACGGGTTCGACCTCGTCCCCAGCCATCCGGATCTGGCTGCCGCCGAGCTGGAACTCTTGAACGCACTCGAGCGCGAGCGGCGGTTGGCGCACGCGCTCGCTGCGGCTGAACCCCTGCCCTACGACTACGTCCTCATCGACAGCCCACCGGCGCTCAATATCCTGAGCGTCAACATCCTGGTCGCTGCCACGGCCCTCGTCATTCCGATCGAGCCGCACCCGCTCTCGCTCATGGTGCTGCGGCGTCTGTTCGAGACGGTTAACCGGGTGCGCCGGCTCAACCCGCGCCTCACCGTCCTCGGCTTCTTGCCGACCAAGGTGCACCATTCCTCGCGCCTCGTTGCTGACATGCTGGCGACGCTGCGCGAGCGCTTTCCCGATCTCCCGCTCTTGCCGAGTATCCCGCTTTCCGTCAAGGGGGCCGAGGCAGTAGCCGAACATACCTCGATCCTGCAGTACCAGCCGCGCTCGCCGTTGGCGGCGGCCTACCGTCAAGCTGCAGCAGCCATCGCCGAGATGGTCGGGAGCACGAGCCGTGTCTGA
- a CDS encoding zinc-binding dehydrogenase, producing the protein MRAARYFGPRDFRLVEVERPVPARGEVLLRVRAAGLCHSDLHIIFDELGGFPIPAPLTLGHEICGEAVELGEDVTGIEIGRRYAVFGPVGCGNCAYCRAGRDNLCTGSRWMGIARDGGYADYVAVPAQALVPVPDAVPDAVAAVATDAVLTSYHALLTVGRLQPGEGVAILGVGGLGLNAVQIASALGAVVLAVDIDERKLELARRHGAAVALDSRQLDPQQPPLDRPITLVADFVGNDQTKLLAQQLVARGGRVVLVGLASVGGPLLALRDISEEIAVLGSFWGTRAELATVLDVIARGLVRPRVETHPLEEILTWVERLRAGEVESRVALVP; encoded by the coding sequence ATGCGTGCAGCGCGCTACTTCGGCCCACGCGATTTCCGGTTGGTCGAGGTGGAGCGCCCGGTTCCGGCGCGCGGCGAGGTGCTGCTCCGCGTGCGAGCGGCCGGGCTCTGCCATTCTGACCTGCACATCATCTTCGACGAGCTCGGTGGTTTCCCGATCCCGGCACCCCTCACGCTCGGCCACGAGATCTGCGGCGAAGCGGTCGAGCTGGGCGAGGACGTGACCGGGATCGAGATCGGGCGGCGGTATGCGGTCTTCGGGCCGGTCGGTTGCGGCAACTGCGCCTACTGCCGCGCTGGCCGCGACAACCTGTGTACCGGGAGCCGCTGGATGGGCATCGCCCGCGACGGTGGGTATGCTGACTACGTCGCGGTGCCCGCCCAAGCGCTCGTCCCGGTTCCTGACGCTGTGCCCGATGCCGTGGCTGCGGTGGCGACCGATGCGGTGTTGACCTCCTACCATGCGCTCCTGACCGTCGGTCGCTTGCAACCCGGTGAGGGGGTCGCCATTCTCGGCGTCGGTGGACTCGGCCTCAACGCGGTGCAGATCGCGAGCGCGCTGGGCGCTGTCGTGCTCGCGGTCGATATCGACGAGCGCAAGCTCGAACTCGCCCGGCGACACGGCGCAGCCGTCGCGCTGGACAGCCGCCAGCTCGATCCGCAGCAGCCGCCCCTCGATCGGCCGATCACGCTCGTCGCTGACTTCGTCGGCAACGACCAGACGAAGCTCCTGGCCCAGCAGCTGGTGGCGCGCGGTGGTCGGGTGGTACTCGTCGGCCTGGCCAGCGTCGGTGGACCGTTGCTCGCGCTACGCGATATCTCTGAGGAGATCGCCGTGCTCGGTTCTTTCTGGGGTACGCGGGCGGAGCTGGCGACGGTGCTCGACGTGATCGCGCGCGGCCTGGTTCGCCCGCGGGTCGAGACGCACCCGCTCGAGGAGATCCTGACCTGGGTCGAACGGTTGCGGGCGGGTGAGGTCGAAAGCCGCGTGGCCCTGGTGCCGTAA
- a CDS encoding aspartate aminotransferase family protein produces MPRRSVAHDEWLRRGRSVLGSSLTSFVLPDSHAILLSHGLGSRVVDVDGREYIDYVLGSGPLILGHAHPAIVEAVSRQAALGSTFYTLTPAAIELAEEIVRAVPCAEVVKFVSSGSEATFHALRIARTYTGRTKVLKFEGGFHGTHDYALMSTFPPEPSDYPVPRPDSAGIPAQVAETVLVSRWNDLELTRTLIEQHADELAAVICEPLQRALPPALGFLSGLRELTQQHGILLIFDEVVTGFRLAYGGAQERYGVVPDLATFGKALSGGYPLAAVAGRREIMSVTDFGRRARGEPLAYLSGTLNGNPLAAAAGLATLAVLRQPGVYEQLYRITERLKAGLRELAAARGIPLQVIGDGPLFQVVFAEEEPRDYSELLRADRDRAVRFGLACLERGLFVNPGEKCYVSLAHSDEDVERTLEVFAAALDAILAEPSLLR; encoded by the coding sequence GTGCCGAGGCGTAGCGTGGCGCATGACGAGTGGCTCCGGCGCGGCCGATCCGTGCTCGGTAGCTCGCTCACCAGTTTCGTCTTGCCCGATTCGCACGCGATCCTTCTCTCCCACGGGCTCGGCAGTCGGGTCGTCGATGTGGATGGGCGTGAGTACATCGATTACGTTCTCGGTTCCGGCCCGCTCATCCTCGGGCATGCTCATCCGGCAATCGTAGAAGCGGTCTCGCGGCAGGCAGCGCTCGGTTCGACCTTCTACACACTGACCCCGGCGGCGATCGAGCTGGCTGAAGAGATCGTCCGAGCAGTGCCCTGTGCCGAGGTCGTGAAGTTCGTTTCGTCGGGATCGGAAGCGACCTTTCACGCCTTGCGCATCGCGCGTACCTACACCGGTCGCACGAAGGTGCTGAAGTTCGAGGGCGGCTTCCACGGGACGCACGACTACGCGCTCATGAGCACCTTCCCGCCAGAGCCCTCCGACTATCCGGTACCACGCCCCGATTCGGCCGGCATTCCCGCTCAAGTCGCCGAGACAGTCCTGGTCTCGCGCTGGAACGATCTCGAGCTGACCCGCACGTTGATCGAGCAGCACGCCGACGAGCTCGCGGCGGTCATCTGCGAGCCGCTCCAGCGCGCGTTACCGCCAGCTCTCGGTTTCCTGAGCGGCTTGCGGGAACTCACCCAGCAACACGGCATCCTCCTCATCTTCGACGAAGTCGTGACGGGCTTTCGTCTCGCGTACGGTGGGGCACAGGAGCGATACGGCGTCGTCCCTGACCTGGCCACCTTCGGCAAGGCGCTCAGCGGCGGCTACCCGTTGGCAGCGGTCGCCGGTCGGCGAGAGATCATGAGTGTGACCGATTTCGGCCGCCGTGCGCGTGGCGAGCCGCTCGCCTACCTGAGCGGGACGCTCAACGGGAACCCGCTCGCGGCGGCCGCTGGCCTCGCGACCCTCGCCGTCCTGCGCCAGCCTGGCGTCTACGAGCAGCTCTATCGGATCACCGAGCGGCTGAAGGCGGGCTTGCGCGAGCTGGCTGCTGCGCGGGGTATCCCGCTGCAGGTCATCGGCGACGGGCCGCTGTTCCAGGTCGTCTTCGCCGAGGAGGAGCCGCGCGACTACAGTGAGTTGCTCCGTGCCGACCGCGACCGGGCAGTCCGCTTCGGCCTGGCCTGTCTCGAACGGGGGTTGTTCGTGAATCCGGGCGAAAAGTGCTACGTCTCGCTCGCGCACAGTGACGAGGATGTCGAGCGGACGCTCGAGGTCTTCGCAGCAGCACTCGATGCGATCCTCGCCGAGCCGTCACTTCTCAGGTGA
- a CDS encoding Lrp/AsnC family transcriptional regulator, with translation MVRPIDELDRQIIHLLQEDSRMPSAEIARRLGVAERTVRARINRLVQDGVIKLVAIVNPSALGHDVTADIFLEVEPGRLEEVAHKLVEMEEVAYVGLTTGDRDISIQVFVPSVDALYRFITEKLQRIPGVVGTTTYVVPRVLKWLHNWSLPSESGAVVGRRVVRRRRRRTLRNQAEAQVTSVSGTGAGGAEA, from the coding sequence ATGGTACGACCGATCGATGAACTCGATCGCCAGATCATTCACCTCCTTCAAGAAGACAGCCGGATGCCGAGCGCGGAGATCGCGCGGCGGCTCGGTGTGGCTGAGCGGACGGTGCGCGCGCGGATCAACCGGCTGGTCCAGGACGGAGTGATCAAGCTCGTGGCGATCGTCAACCCCTCGGCGCTCGGCCACGATGTCACGGCTGATATCTTCCTCGAGGTCGAGCCGGGACGACTCGAGGAAGTGGCCCACAAGCTCGTCGAGATGGAGGAGGTCGCCTACGTCGGCCTCACGACGGGTGACCGGGATATCAGTATCCAGGTCTTCGTCCCCTCGGTGGATGCGCTCTACCGGTTCATCACCGAAAAACTGCAGCGCATCCCGGGCGTAGTCGGCACAACGACCTACGTCGTTCCGCGGGTGCTGAAGTGGCTCCACAACTGGTCGCTCCCCTCGGAGAGCGGGGCGGTAGTCGGCCGTCGCGTGGTGCGACGTCGGCGTCGCCGGACGTTGCGCAATCAGGCGGAAGCCCAGGTAACGTCGGTCAGTGGAACGGGAGCGGGCGGTGCCGAGGCGTAG
- a CDS encoding agmatinase, with protein MERAEYDAARLETLFVPVQSGRPTVLGLPCLGAVPTTPHIAFLGIPYGVPYRGLGPELPSAKAPAAIREASLSFQPYYRNYDFDFDGDLFAGRDLVLVDAGDVALVPGDPVGNLERTRAAVRVLLDRGAVPLVLGGDHAVTVPVLRAYDRFGGLCVVQIDAHLDWRDEIGGIREGFSSPMRRASELPWVGAMLQVGLRGAGSGRDAEFRAAQEWGSVFVSARTVHERGVTWVLEQLPEAAGYYVTIDADGIEPSLMPGVNAPAPGGLTYWQVFDLLRGIAHRGPIVGLDLVEIAPERDPSGVTLAHAVRILLVAVGAMAHAGQFG; from the coding sequence ATGGAAAGAGCCGAGTACGATGCGGCCCGCCTCGAAACCCTCTTCGTGCCGGTCCAGTCCGGTCGCCCCACCGTTCTCGGTCTTCCCTGCCTCGGCGCTGTACCGACGACACCGCACATCGCCTTTCTCGGCATTCCGTACGGTGTCCCCTACCGTGGGCTTGGTCCAGAGTTACCGTCGGCGAAGGCACCAGCCGCCATCCGGGAGGCTTCTCTCTCCTTCCAGCCTTACTACCGCAACTACGACTTCGACTTCGACGGCGATCTCTTCGCCGGGCGTGACCTGGTGCTCGTCGATGCCGGTGACGTCGCGCTCGTGCCCGGTGACCCGGTCGGGAATCTCGAGCGCACGCGTGCGGCTGTTCGTGTCCTCCTCGACCGCGGAGCCGTGCCGCTCGTGCTCGGTGGCGACCATGCGGTGACTGTTCCGGTCTTGCGGGCCTACGACCGCTTCGGCGGGTTGTGTGTGGTGCAGATCGACGCGCATCTCGATTGGCGGGACGAGATCGGAGGAATCCGCGAGGGATTCTCCAGCCCGATGCGCCGGGCGAGCGAGTTGCCATGGGTCGGGGCGATGCTGCAAGTCGGCCTGCGGGGAGCCGGTAGTGGCCGGGATGCGGAGTTCCGAGCGGCACAGGAGTGGGGCAGTGTCTTCGTCTCAGCTCGTACGGTGCACGAGCGTGGTGTAACCTGGGTCCTCGAGCAGTTGCCCGAGGCAGCCGGTTACTACGTTACTATCGATGCCGATGGCATCGAGCCGAGTCTCATGCCGGGAGTCAATGCGCCAGCACCCGGGGGATTGACGTACTGGCAGGTATTCGATCTCCTGCGTGGCATCGCGCACCGGGGGCCGATCGTCGGATTGGACCTCGTCGAGATCGCACCGGAGCGAGATCCGAGCGGGGTGACGCTCGCCCACGCGGTGCGGATCCTCCTCGTCGCAGTCGGTGCGATGGCCCACGCGGGGCAGTTCGGCTAG
- a CDS encoding alkaline phosphatase family protein: MERRLTPSELIRERTRFSSDRPHWIRPSYDGYGIVNLPWSILAALGAEPAGQPVADILWPAGLANALDAVLLVVIDGLGYEQLERALAEGDAPGLQHLVGDGVSFPLTSVFPSTTVAALTALATGEPPARHGLLGFTAFLREFGMLTNLLFWSPLGRFPSYATTGLDPRSFLPVRTVAERATEAGIQTTVVSPEAFRDTPLTKMQTAGATFRGYRTAGEFVAQVHAALAQPGKQLVTAYWDTLDTLGHFAGPDSPAWQVEFRQLDRLLVEELLARLPRRDVLVVITADHGMVPLDPERQYRLDDPALLAGLALPPAGERRAVYFHPLPEQASAVAERVRALAGSDGVLFERTRLFQEELFGPPPHHPEAWHRVGEFVLVAVGRASFPWDPPGAQPRPFLGAHAGFESAEQLVPCLLWRR; encoded by the coding sequence GTGGAACGACGACTCACCCCCAGTGAACTGATCCGCGAACGAACGCGCTTTTCCAGCGACCGCCCGCACTGGATACGCCCGAGCTACGACGGCTACGGAATCGTCAATCTTCCCTGGTCGATTCTCGCGGCGTTGGGCGCCGAACCTGCTGGTCAGCCCGTGGCCGACATCCTCTGGCCCGCCGGGCTGGCCAACGCTCTCGACGCCGTGCTGCTGGTGGTGATCGACGGCCTCGGTTACGAACAGCTGGAACGCGCGCTCGCGGAAGGCGACGCACCCGGACTCCAGCACTTGGTGGGTGATGGCGTGTCGTTCCCACTCACCTCGGTTTTCCCCTCGACGACGGTCGCTGCACTCACTGCGCTGGCCACTGGTGAGCCGCCAGCACGGCACGGGTTACTCGGCTTCACGGCCTTCCTCCGTGAGTTCGGGATGCTCACGAACCTCTTGTTCTGGTCACCGCTCGGTCGCTTTCCGAGCTACGCGACTACGGGGCTCGACCCTCGTTCCTTCTTGCCGGTCCGGACGGTCGCCGAACGGGCGACAGAAGCCGGCATCCAGACAACGGTCGTCAGCCCGGAGGCATTCCGCGACACACCGCTCACCAAGATGCAGACTGCCGGCGCGACGTTCCGCGGCTACCGGACCGCTGGCGAGTTCGTCGCGCAGGTGCACGCAGCACTGGCCCAGCCCGGGAAACAACTCGTCACCGCCTACTGGGACACGCTCGACACGCTCGGGCACTTCGCTGGCCCCGATTCACCGGCTTGGCAGGTCGAGTTCCGACAGCTCGACCGCTTGCTGGTCGAGGAACTGCTCGCCCGCCTGCCCCGGCGGGACGTACTCGTGGTGATTACGGCCGACCACGGCATGGTCCCGCTCGATCCGGAGCGGCAGTACCGGCTGGACGATCCGGCCTTGCTGGCCGGACTTGCGCTGCCCCCGGCCGGCGAGCGGCGGGCTGTCTATTTCCACCCACTTCCCGAGCAGGCCAGCGCGGTCGCGGAACGGGTCCGGGCGCTCGCTGGTTCGGATGGTGTCCTCTTCGAGCGGACGCGACTGTTCCAGGAGGAGCTGTTCGGCCCACCGCCTCATCATCCGGAAGCCTGGCACCGGGTCGGCGAGTTCGTGCTCGTTGCCGTCGGACGTGCCAGCTTCCCCTGGGATCCGCCCGGTGCACAGCCCCGGCCGTTCCTCGGCGCCCATGCCGGGTTCGAATCGGCCGAACAACTGGTCCCCTGCCTCCTCTGGCGCCGGTGA
- a CDS encoding ArsB/NhaD family transporter, with the protein MQLVLGLGIFVTTLAAILARPARLSEAQAALAGALAMLLTGIVPLDAAFRALLHEWNVYLFFLGLMTTTVLAEQAGVFALLARLAAVWAGGSSVRLYVALFAVGTVVTAVLSNDATALLLTPVVATLVLSLGLSPMPFLFATTFIADTASFSLPVSNPVNVLVLGERIDLPTFFRFLLVPALGGILVNLVVFLWWFRRALRQRYDPARVAALEKHVSPLARPMLVGLVLLALAEVGAAWWQLPLGPVACCGALGLALVAWRAGQLDPRRLARGISWSLFGFLTGMIVVVRGLEELGLTRRFGAWLLALGEGSFFRAVLVVTFGTAIGANLVNNVPMALIMRTALAQSAPSTFPLEPLRYAVLLGADLGPNVTTVGSLATVLWVFLLRRYGITVSLRQYIVLGLLVVPAVLTLGSLWIWLLH; encoded by the coding sequence ATGCAGCTCGTCCTCGGGCTCGGAATCTTCGTCACGACGCTCGCTGCCATTCTCGCTCGGCCAGCACGCCTCTCGGAGGCACAGGCTGCTTTAGCCGGTGCTCTCGCGATGCTGCTCACCGGCATCGTCCCGCTCGATGCTGCGTTCCGTGCCCTGCTCCACGAGTGGAACGTTTACCTGTTCTTTCTCGGTCTGATGACGACGACGGTGTTGGCCGAGCAGGCTGGGGTCTTCGCCTTGCTCGCTCGCCTCGCTGCGGTCTGGGCAGGCGGGTCGAGCGTCCGGCTGTACGTCGCCCTCTTCGCGGTCGGTACGGTCGTTACCGCGGTGCTGTCGAACGATGCGACAGCCTTGCTCCTCACCCCGGTGGTCGCCACGCTCGTTCTCTCGCTCGGGCTCTCGCCGATGCCGTTTCTCTTCGCGACGACCTTCATCGCCGATACCGCCTCGTTCTCGCTACCGGTCAGTAATCCGGTCAACGTGCTCGTGCTGGGTGAGCGGATCGATCTCCCTACCTTCTTCCGCTTCCTCCTCGTTCCAGCGCTCGGGGGGATTCTGGTGAATCTCGTCGTCTTCTTGTGGTGGTTCCGCCGGGCACTACGCCAGCGCTACGACCCAGCTCGTGTTGCTGCACTGGAGAAGCACGTGTCCCCACTGGCCCGACCGATGCTGGTCGGCCTCGTCCTGCTCGCTCTGGCCGAGGTGGGAGCAGCCTGGTGGCAGCTCCCGCTCGGCCCGGTCGCCTGTTGCGGGGCGCTCGGGTTGGCCCTCGTGGCCTGGCGTGCTGGCCAGCTCGATCCGCGACGCCTCGCTCGCGGTATCTCCTGGTCACTTTTCGGATTTCTCACCGGCATGATCGTCGTCGTGCGCGGGCTCGAGGAACTCGGTCTCACCAGGCGCTTCGGGGCCTGGCTGCTCGCGCTCGGTGAGGGATCGTTCTTCCGCGCCGTGCTGGTCGTGACCTTCGGGACAGCGATCGGGGCCAACCTCGTCAACAACGTACCGATGGCGCTCATCATGCGCACGGCGCTCGCTCAGAGCGCGCCGTCGACATTCCCGCTCGAACCGCTTCGCTATGCCGTCCTGCTCGGTGCTGACCTCGGGCCCAATGTCACGACGGTCGGATCGCTCGCGACGGTCCTCTGGGTGTTCTTGCTGCGGCGCTACGGCATCACGGTCTCGCTCCGGCAATACATCGTCCTCGGTCTTCTGGTCGTACCGGCCGTGCTGACGCTCGGCTCGCTGTGGATCTGGCTCCTGCACTGA
- a CDS encoding O-methyltransferase yields MTGYPEHQVADARARQVLDRLAAQDAAERAAGLPQDQRIRALTPPTGAFLYGVLLAVRPQLIFEAGSAVGYSTIWLALAARTYGGRVIGSEIRPERVRLANGHLAEAGLAEVATVLEGDAAELVQRFDGIGFLFLDAEKDDYGRLFLAGIDRVVPGGLIVADNVVSHDCREYQELVRSRPDVYTVTLAIERGLEWTVKRW; encoded by the coding sequence ATGACCGGTTATCCGGAACACCAGGTCGCCGACGCGCGCGCACGTCAGGTGCTCGATCGGCTGGCCGCACAAGATGCGGCCGAACGAGCAGCAGGGCTCCCCCAAGACCAGCGGATCCGTGCCCTCACCCCGCCGACTGGGGCGTTCCTCTACGGTGTCCTCCTCGCCGTGCGCCCGCAACTCATCTTCGAGGCAGGGTCGGCAGTCGGCTACTCGACCATCTGGCTGGCTCTGGCAGCGCGTACCTACGGCGGACGCGTTATCGGCAGCGAGATCCGCCCGGAGCGCGTCAGACTGGCGAACGGGCATCTGGCCGAAGCTGGTCTCGCCGAGGTGGCGACCGTCCTGGAGGGGGATGCCGCTGAGCTCGTCCAACGGTTCGATGGGATCGGTTTCCTCTTCCTCGACGCCGAGAAGGACGATTACGGGCGACTGTTCCTGGCCGGTATCGACCGGGTCGTTCCGGGCGGGCTCATCGTCGCGGACAACGTCGTCTCGCACGACTGCCGGGAGTATCAGGAACTCGTCCGCTCGCGACCGGATGTCTACACCGTGACGCTCGCCATCGAGCGTGGGCTCGAGTGGACAGTCAAGCGCTGGTGA
- the solA gene encoding N-methyl-L-tryptophan oxidase, translating into MPAADVIVVGLGAMGSAAAFALAQRGYRVLGLDRFAPGHDRGSSHGKTRIIRTAYYESPEYVPLIRRAWTLWRELEALSGRPLLRLTGGLYIGRPETELVRGTLASARQHGLAHELLDAGEAMRRFPGLRLAPDQVAVYEEQAGLIDPEAAVAALQDLARGAGAELRHSTPVETWSFDRDEVQVETPSGTFRAGRAIIAAGAWMGQLVPELAPSLTVWRILHVHFAPIVPDRYDARRFPFALWEDESGLYSAFPELPGQGVKFGRHDSGEPCTPETARRTVTEGEIAILRETLRRYWPDAGGPVLWYLTCLYTMTPDHHFVIDRHPANPNVIVCSACSGHGFKFAPAIGELLADLATDPHRTPPSLFRLKRFSDR; encoded by the coding sequence ATGCCGGCAGCGGACGTCATCGTGGTCGGACTGGGCGCGATGGGGAGTGCAGCGGCTTTTGCACTCGCGCAGCGTGGCTATCGGGTGCTCGGTCTCGACCGGTTCGCACCTGGGCACGATCGAGGGTCATCGCACGGAAAAACGAGGATCATCCGCACAGCGTATTACGAGTCACCGGAATACGTGCCGCTCATTCGGCGCGCCTGGACGCTCTGGCGCGAGCTGGAAGCGCTGAGCGGACGGCCGCTTCTTCGCCTGACCGGCGGACTGTACATCGGACGACCGGAGACAGAACTCGTGCGCGGGACACTGGCCAGCGCACGGCAACACGGGCTGGCGCACGAACTCCTCGATGCCGGTGAGGCGATGCGCCGCTTTCCAGGATTGCGCCTCGCTCCGGATCAGGTCGCAGTGTACGAGGAGCAAGCCGGGCTGATCGATCCGGAGGCGGCGGTCGCCGCGCTGCAGGATCTGGCGAGAGGAGCTGGTGCTGAACTCCGGCACTCCACCCCGGTGGAAACGTGGTCATTCGACAGGGACGAGGTACAGGTCGAGACACCCAGCGGAACCTTCCGCGCCGGGCGGGCGATCATCGCAGCTGGGGCATGGATGGGGCAGCTCGTCCCGGAACTCGCGCCATCGCTCACCGTCTGGCGGATTCTTCACGTGCACTTCGCACCGATCGTCCCTGACCGGTACGATGCCCGTCGTTTCCCGTTCGCGTTGTGGGAAGACGAGTCAGGGCTCTACAGTGCGTTTCCGGAACTCCCCGGGCAGGGAGTCAAGTTCGGGCGACACGACAGCGGAGAACCGTGCACCCCAGAGACCGCACGACGAACGGTGACTGAAGGAGAGATCGCGATCCTCCGCGAGACATTGCGTCGCTACTGGCCGGACGCCGGTGGGCCGGTTCTCTGGTACCTGACTTGCCTCTATACGATGACACCGGACCATCACTTCGTGATCGACCGGCATCCAGCTAACCCGAACGTGATCGTGTGTAGCGCGTGCTCCGGACACGGGTTCAAGTTCGCTCCAGCGATCGGAGAACTCCTCGCCGACCTGGCGACCGATCCGCACCGTACTCCGCCGTCACTCTTCCGGCTGAAGCGATTCAGCGATCGGTAG
- a CDS encoding TlpA family protein disulfide reductase, whose translation MDTQNSTSGSNAPAERRERPLWLLLGLNLALLAVLVSTVWLAAWYVRRDQGEPAAPSSGDFLAAQALTVGTPAPDFTLPRLDGGQIRLSDLRGRPVLVNFWASWCAPCRSEMPALDRIAREYQQRGLVVVGINQLEDPQTVEQFVQEFGLSFTIALDRDGVASRDWRVYGIPQTYLVGPDGVIRKAWVGPLTYDSVVRALHDLGLALSAS comes from the coding sequence ATGGACACCCAGAACTCGACCAGCGGGTCGAATGCTCCGGCCGAACGGCGCGAGCGACCGCTCTGGCTCCTGCTCGGGCTCAACCTGGCGCTCCTCGCCGTGCTCGTGAGCACCGTCTGGCTGGCCGCCTGGTACGTGCGACGCGACCAGGGCGAGCCGGCGGCTCCGTCTTCCGGAGATTTCCTGGCTGCTCAGGCGCTTACAGTCGGTACGCCTGCACCGGACTTCACCTTGCCCCGCCTCGACGGTGGGCAGATCCGCCTCAGTGACCTGCGCGGTCGCCCGGTCCTCGTCAATTTCTGGGCTTCCTGGTGTGCGCCCTGCCGCTCGGAAATGCCGGCCCTCGACCGGATCGCGCGCGAGTACCAGCAGCGTGGTCTCGTCGTGGTGGGCATCAACCAGCTGGAGGATCCGCAAACGGTCGAGCAGTTCGTCCAGGAATTCGGCCTTTCCTTCACCATTGCACTCGACCGAGACGGAGTGGCTAGCCGCGACTGGCGCGTCTACGGTATTCCGCAGACCTATCTGGTCGGCCCCGATGGGGTGATCCGCAAGGCCTGGGTCGGTCCACTGACCTACGACTCGGTCGTTCGCGCACTTCATGACCTCGGCCTCGCCTTGTCTGCGAGCTGA
- a CDS encoding flavin reductase family protein: protein MIDPERFRDVMARHAAGVTVVTTAGPSGYHGVTVTAFCPVSLEPPLVLVCLAREQQSHRLLEQAAGWVVNLLARDQEFLAEQFAGRAPLADPRFSRVPHRPGILGIPRIEGCLAWIECRPWARYDGGDHSIFVGEVVALELGPADDPLIYYERQYHELAW, encoded by the coding sequence ATGATCGATCCGGAACGGTTCCGTGACGTGATGGCGCGGCATGCCGCCGGGGTCACGGTCGTGACCACAGCCGGACCGTCCGGCTACCACGGCGTGACGGTGACCGCCTTCTGCCCGGTCTCGCTGGAGCCCCCGCTCGTGCTCGTCTGTCTCGCTCGGGAACAGCAGAGCCATCGACTCCTCGAGCAGGCAGCTGGCTGGGTGGTCAACCTGCTGGCACGCGACCAGGAATTTCTCGCCGAGCAGTTCGCTGGTCGCGCACCGCTCGCCGATCCGCGCTTCTCCCGGGTGCCGCACCGTCCCGGCATACTCGGTATCCCTCGCATCGAAGGCTGCCTGGCCTGGATCGAATGTCGTCCCTGGGCGCGCTACGATGGTGGCGATCACTCGATCTTCGTCGGTGAAGTGGTCGCCCTCGAGCTCGGCCCGGCCGATGACCCCCTGATCTACTACGAGCGCCAGTACCACGAACTCGCCTGGTAA